In Pyrus communis chromosome 1, drPyrComm1.1, whole genome shotgun sequence, the following are encoded in one genomic region:
- the LOC137717814 gene encoding 2-oxoglutarate-Fe(II) type oxidoreductase hxnY-like: protein MATQITNGDGAASVSALNCIDLSSSDTHRSVSLLKQACLDCGFFYLLNHGISEEFMAEVFGQSRRLFELPLDAKMELLRNKNYRGYTPYLDQHLDPENQVHGDYKEGYYIGVELQEDDPETKKPFYGPNVWPAPDVLPGWRETMEEYHRQCFEVAKSVARLVALALDLDIHFFDKPEMLDEAIATVRLLHYDGQVSDPVKGIFGAGAHSDFGFITLLATDDVVGLQICKDKDVKPQIWEYVSPIKGAFIVNIGDMLERWSNGVFKSTLHRVVGNGQDRYSIAFFIEPSHDCLVECLPTCKSEKNPPKFPPILCRTYLNQRYHDTHTDKNVYTEHNN from the exons ATGGCAACCCAAATCACTAACGGCGACGGAGCCGCCAGTGTCTCCGCCCTCAACTGCATCGATCTCTCTAGCTCTGACACCCACCGATCCGTCTCTTTGCTCAAACAG GCGTGTTTGGATTGCGGGTTTTTCTACTTGCTGAATCATGGAATAAGCGAGGAGTTCATGGCGGAGGTGTTTGGTCAGAGTAGGAGGCTTTTCGAGTTGCCATTGGATGCAAAAATGGAGCTTTTGAGGAACAAGAACTACAGGGGATATACCCCTTATCTCGACCAGCATCTCGATCCTGAAAACCAAGTTCACG GAGATTACAAGGAGGGGTATTACATAGGAGTTGAGCTGCAAGAAGATGACCCAGAAACTAAAAAGCCGTTTTATGGCCCTAATGTTTGGCCTGCTCCAG ATGTGTTGCCGGGGTGGAGGGAGACTATGGAGGAATATCATAGACAATGCTT CGAGGTGGCTAAGTCAGTTGCTAGGCTTGTGGCCCTTGCTCTTGATCTCGACATCCATTTCTTCGACAAACCAGAAATGCTAGACGAGGCTATAGCAACAGTGAGGTTACTACACTACGATG GTCAGGTTTCTGATCCAGTGAAAGGAATTTTTGGAGCTGGAGCTCATTCGGACTTTGGTTTTATAACCCTATTGGCAACAGATGATGTTGTAGGTCTCCAA ATATGCAAGGATAAGGATGTGAAACCTCAAATATGGGAATATGTATCACCAATAAAAGG AGCATTTATAGTGAATATCGGTGACATGCTGGAACGCTGGAGCAACGGCGTTTTCAA GTCCACATTGCATAGAGTTGTAGGGAACGGTCAAGACAGATATTCT ATCGCATTCTTTATAGAACCAAGTCACGATTGTCTTGTTGAGTGCCTGCCTACCTGCAAATCCGAAAAGAACCCTCCCAA GTTTCCTCCGATCTTGTGCCGCACTTACCTGAACCAGCGCTATCACGATACTCACACTGATAAGAATGTCTACACCGAACACAACAATTAA